The genomic segment TGTCCTCAagtctcttcttccttcttatcCTCCTCTTCTACAGCTGGCTCCTCCCCAGTCTCTTCCTTCTTAACTTCTTCTACAGGAGCTTCCTCCCCAGTCTCTTCCTTTTTAGCTTCTTCTACAGCTGCTTCCTCCTCTTGAGCTCTCTCCTCAGATTGCTCCGTGCTTCAATGTTCAAagacataataataattatccACGAGTAAAGATAGATACATCCTTACTAGTTTACAACTTACACAGTACCCAAccatactaattaaaaaaacagtGAGATGATTTCAATCTTTCAGCCTAGCAAAGAGTGTCTACTTCAAGACATCAACTTCCATGTGTGCTTTCTACTATGAATGCGTAAACAGGACAACTGATAGAGAGAAGCTAATGAACACCAAATCTACTCTCTCCTTTAACTACTACAATAATGCAGTGATCTATATATAACACACGTCAATCAAGAGAGCTACTGTCAATTGTAGCATACATGAATGAATCCATATCTCTCAAAAAGTTGACAATTTCTAAGACACATATCAATAAacacaagcaaacaaaaaagaaacgaaCAAACCAAGTTTTGTAGTCAAAGAAGATAGATTGATACCTTTTCCTCCAAGTTCTTTCGGTACGATCGTCGTCCTTACGGCCATTGCCAAGACCAAAGCCCATCTTCCCTGAAGATTTCTCATCAATGGCTGCAGCAACGTCCTTAAGCTTGTCAGCCTCGAGCTTCTCATCAATCTCTTTCCAATCCTGGCCTTTCTCAGCCAGAACTTCCTCCCTAGGTCTGGCGTTCCCAAAAGGATTAGCACCTTTAGGTCTATCTACAGCAACCGTGACCGGACTCATAGGCTTCACGACCTCCGGCTTCACAACCTCCACAACGGGCACGGGAAGTGTGCGGGGCTGTAACATCAACCTCGGCCGTGAGCCACCGTTGCTCGGTGGTGGTACGCCGTTTGCACCGggactctcttctcttctcctccccCAGGTGTCGGAATCCGCACCGCCGTATTGAGAATCCCGGTTTCTAGACAAGGATTCAAAACTTCCCCTCTTCTCGAATCTATCACCACCACCGCCGTTGGTAGAAACGAATCTACGAGGCTCCGATGGCTTAGTGGAGACCCAGCTATCGACTTCATCAGCCTTGGACTGAGAATCGAAGAATCCTCCTCCGACGAcgcctccgccgccgccgcctctctctcttctctcgaaTCCGTTACCTGCAATAGGTTTCTTGGTGGCACCCCAGTTATCATCCTCATCCGCACGCGACGGACCCGAATCCCTGCTAGATTCCCTGTCCCTATTGAATCCACCGCCTCCTCTCCTTTCCCCATCCTCCGAAACCCTAGACGAACCCCACCTCGAATTGGAAGAGTCATCACCGTAACGGCTCCCGCCGTAGCTCCGGAAACCGCCACCAAGCTTAGATCTATCAAGCTCATCAGCGGAACGCTCGCGTGGACCAGTGGGAAGAGCGACGAGCTCAGCCTGAGTGAGGCGCTCCGTCTTGGGAGCTGACGCGGCCTTGTAGGTAGCAAATTCAGCGAGAGATATGGTCTggcccttcttcttcttcgttttggtGGTGGCCGCAGCGGCCAAGGAAGGGAAATCGGAGGAATCTCCTCCGGTAGAGGATTTGTTGTTGGAAAGAGGGGCTTGTTGCTTGAGCTCAGCTTCGTGTTCCTCGGCTTCTAGAGCCCAAGCACCAGGCTTTGCCCAAACAGATGATACAGCAGCCGCcatggtttggtttgattcttcttcttctttcttctttcttcttctctgtgtgAATGAATGGCTCTGCTTCAATAGACCGCACCGAATCGCGATTTCCTTTTTATACTTTGgatctttttgggttttgatcGGACGGTTATTATTAATTCATCATCAAAATAGGGTTTTTTATTAGATTCGGCtattataatattttccatTTCCTTCCCCTACAAGGACAAAAGGTAACAATTTTGTTGAATCgaaaaaatagtaaatactcTAATAATCAAAGTCAACAATACACGTACTTCTTCAAAATTGACAGCTAGCTACTAATCTGTTGTCTAGTAGGagctcaaaaaaaaatatatggacaAATTTGTATAGAGAAACCAGAAAAGACTAttacaacaaaactatatacacAAAGAGCTACATTCTTTTTCCCTCTAAGAGGTTAGAGATGGTCTTGTGATTTAGGACCCCTAACCTCCTTCAGTTCACAGCTCAAAAGACGCTCTAAAGTTTGAGGGACAagctttttaattaatattcagGGCTGTACAAACTTGTCAGATGCTCTTCATCAAAGCTCTTCCCTGAATCCTGCCATCTCATTCttcctgaagaagaagcttgttgtTCCTCTTCTCTCGTCGCATGGAGTATAACTGTCCCTGTAAGCACTGTTATGAACCCACATACCTCTGAGGCTATGCTCTCTGTGTTTTGCCCGTTCCAGTCCTGTGTTACCAAAGTCATTCATTCATCAACCATCTTGAAACAATAACTACCTGGTTTAAAGTCTTATCTACCTTGAACATGATCGCACTCGCAACAATTGTGAGGGTTGTGAACATCACATAGTAGATAGGAGAAACTATTGCTGCGTTGAATGTGTCCAGCGCCTGCCAAAACAATACTACTACATGTTAGTATTAAGTGTTTTACAGTAGGCCAAAAAGTGCGCCAACACGACATCAGACAGATCATACAAGTACATTTTCTTCTTACCTTGTTAAGGTAAATCATTTGCATTACCACACATATTGTTGCAACCATGACAAAAAACCATGTCTCTAGATACCAAATCTGATTTATCCCCTCCAATGTTAACTTTATCGCAATCCCCACAGCCTTTATGCTCATAACCTATTTTAAAACAACAACCTTTATAGAGCAAAATATgggggtaaaaaaaaaatagagctcAAAACTAATTCCAAGATGCTTACAGTGAGAGAACCCATCAATGAACAAATTCCGATATAAACAAGAACGTTGGTTTGGCCGCAGAGAGGTTCACAATACAGAATCAGAGCCAGGACAATCGACATTGATATAGCTACGTAAAGTAGAAAAGCTGTcctcataaacaaaaaaaaagagagaaaggaaataAGATCAGTAACATAAACACACCATGTGTGTAAGTgtgaacagagagagagagagggagaccTGGTTGCATAGCAAGTTTCCAGATTTCGTCAACAGAATTGGGAGTCTGCTCCTGAGGTGCGTGAATGACGATCATAACAGAGCCAACGATGCAACAAACACATCCCCAAACTCCCATTTTCCTAAGCTTTTCGTCTAACAGGAAATGTGCCAAAACAGCACTAGAGAAATCAAAGGGTTTTAGAAAGAGAAGAGGTGAAAAGGAGATGTCAAGAAAATGTAAATACATAGATAGAGATACCTGATGATAATACTTAATGCACCAAGAGGAGTGACAAGTACAGCCGGAGCATAGACGTAAGCAACAAAGTTTGCAATTTCTCCAATAGTCACTTTTGAGTTATTAGCAAAATCACATCAGAGGGAATGTAAGCAATAGATTGAATAAGGGAAGAAGGAGGAAGGTATATAATTGAAATGGTATTAAACTTACTAGTGACCAAGCCGACCCACCAAAGGGGCTCAAACAAATATGTATAACCACCAAACCCTGCATCATCAAGCAAGCAAGGCAAGGCACTCAATAAAATAAGGACAAGTAGATAAAGGAGGAGGTTGGTTTCAATCTCCGAACCGAAATCTCTGTATCTCATCAATTCAGAGAGCAAAACCCGAAAAGAAAAGGGGGAATAAATAACGAACCAGCACGGGTGCCATTAGCAGCAGCACGCTTGAGACCTTTCTTCTTCAAAATGAAGCTGGAACCTATGAATACACTAGAAGACACAGCTAACACCAAACCCATCTCATTGTCcgacaacatcttcttcttattcttattcttaaTCTTATCAATCAAATCTAtgtttctatctctctctctcagcccAGAAATccttcttaagaaaaaaaaaaaaccctaaaaaaaattgtcggTATCGTATGgaaaagataaacaaacaatCGAAAGGCAATTCAACCGTATGAATTGGGGTGTTATCTGCGAATCGCCATTGAAGGAAACCTGACTGCTTGAGATTGGGAGAGAGGCCAAAGGATAGatacaatacaatacaataccATACAAATACagggagagagatagagagaagagggaagaaggagaatcgctagaaagaaatgaaaaattttggaattcaaattgatttgatttgatttgatttggaagagagagagagagagggagaaaacTTGTGCCCTCTCCAGAGAGGACAGCTCATGATGAGATTTCGTCGTCTTGTCGGACTTATTATTAACTACTATAACATTCTCTCATTCaggctctcttcttcttcatgtgtcATGTGTCATGtgtcatgtgtgtgtgtgtccatcgtattttaaaaattaaggttATCACCTTCAAACTTTGCGGTTTATCAATCACAcccttttttaatttacttcttTAGTCCTTAAACTCTACTACTATACTTTATGagttactttttttaaaaaacaaatttacaaggGGAAGTAAACCAACCACATGACATTTTCGAAATTGGGCTCAAAACTCGTTCGAGTTTTCCTGATTACACGAGAGGAATATGATTcttcatcaacaaaacaaaacaaaacaataatttaaccacctacatatatatatatatataagtcattttcattttcattaaaaaatgtGCGTACGTCTTTCACACGTATTGGCTTTCCTCACATTTCAGCCTTCTCTTATGAAAATTCTTAATTAAGCATATGCTGCCATGCTGGCTAAAGTTCTcccacatataaaaaaaaaaaaaaaatataaatattctaGTCTTCTCTGAAacaattttgatttgattagtCATCCTCGTTTGGGCCTGATTTTGATGGGCCGGCCTTCACGTGAGGCACTTAATAAAATAGAGTGAGTACAAATCTAAAAGGCCCACCTAAGTTATATCTTCTATACAAGTGAACCGAAAAAAAGGCCAATTGATTGGTTTTTTGACTCACTGCAGAATCACGTGTGTTATTGTTACTTTAGAGACCCCCAAGACTTGGTGGTGTAGACTGACAATAGGCACACTCACTTTGTAGAGAGGCTGAGGGAGTCTGTATAGAATAGATAGCTCCCGTCGATAATCAAAATTCAGGATCAAtaatgaacaaacaaacatggcCAGGGGATATGCAGTTTAGCAAATTAAAAGTAGGCAGTCATATGATAAAAAGAGTAGTAGAGTGCTCATTCATTATTTATGGATTATGGTAAAAGGTGACCAAACACACAAACTAGGGGAGAAGGAAGAACATCTCTCCGTACCAATAAGATAACGCCAAACGCAAAGACACAACCATGACATATATGTAGAGCGGGGCGAAAGAGAGAGATCTAAGATGATGGATCCTAAGAAAGCTGACCACAATCGGCTACAACCACCGGCTTCGATGGCTTCCCAGACGAAGATCCGACTTTCTCGATGGCCTTGACGACGTCGAACCCTTCGACGACCTGCCCAAACACCACATGCTTACCATCGAGCCAATCGGTCTTCACGGTGCAGATGAAAAACTGAGATCCGTTGGTGTTGGCTCCGGCGTTCGCCATCGACAGGATTCCTGGTCCCGTGTGCTTCCTCTCGAAATTCTCGTCCTCGAACTTGTTCCCGTAGATCGACTCGCCGCCTGTTCCGTTCCCGGCTGTGAAGTCTCCTCCCTGGCACATGAAATTAGGGATCACGCGGTGAAACTTAGATCCCTTGAAGTGAAGTGGCTTCCCGGCACGCCCTACTCCTTTCTCTCCGGTGCACAGAGCTCTGAAATTCTCCGCCGTCCTCGGAGTCTTGTCGGTGTAAAGCTCCATCACGATCCTTCCCGCCGGCTGCCCGTCGATCGTCATGTCGAAGTAAACCTTAGGAAACGCCATTGTTAAGTGataaaacgagagagagagagagagagagagagaagagagagatctcGAAAACAAGAGCTTGTTGTGGATGATATGAGGAGGATTTAGCGGTGAGGTTAGGTTCTTTATAGCCCCCGGAAGCGGCGAATATCCCACAGTCTCAGAAAATTATAAGATTGTTACACGTGGAGTTATCTCAACAGCTTTTTCAATCTTAACCGTGGTTAGGTTAGAGTTTGACCACCGGTTAATTAGGAGGAGTGGGTCACTCAGTCAGTTCAGTGGGATTGAGTATCTCAGACTTGGCATATGCCCCTAGAGCAACGTGCCACACGTGTCGATTTCTCTCATACGTTTCAAACCGATAGATACTACAACACCATCACCTAATTTTGTCTGATTTAATTCCTCCTTTAACGTTACAGAATTTACAATGGAATTATTAATAAAGTTTCAAAAACGTTAATTTTAGTAACgcataaatttaattattttgattctctctctttACGTGCCCATGCAAAATCTTATGTAAACAACAAACGTGATCAAGactaaaaaattagaaaaatctagaaaataGTGATTATCAAAAAGCAACCCGCATatgtaaaagagaaaaacaattaTTCTGAACTGCACTTTCTGCGGTCTAGAATGAGAGACAACCAATCAGAAGAATTTGTTGAGGTAAgtgatttcaaatttaaaattttttgaaaaaaagaaagaaatcaacaaaaagcAGTGGACACCATGCAAGACATGAGCccaacatttttaaaagttctggctatgattttaaaagaatatatactatataattaattGACTAACATGTAAGTCTTCTACCAACGGTACAATAGCCGGTTCAATCACACACATCAAATCATGGAGGAATCTATTCCAAACATACGTACCTACCGCATTCAAAGTCTTGGCCCTCTCGGATCTTCTTCTCATGTTAGTTTCGTCCCTATAGCGATCCGGGATACAGAAACACAGCTATTTTCTTCAGTGAATCCATGGACAGTTCCAAGTACGCATGCACTTCGGCAGCTGATcgagacattaaaaaaaaacaaacagcaATGTTGTTACCCAAAAATAAGTATGCAAATACCAGATCATCAAAATAGGCATTGTCAAGAGTAGGGAAGAAACAGTTTGTTTACCTTTCACAAGCTTTTTCAAGTCTTTGGAGAAGTTATCCACACGGCCAAAAACAGGATGGATCCTGCAAACTTGAACAACACAGAGTTCCAAGTATAACGACATCTCTGTCGTTTGGATCAGCAAAAGGCACAACTTCTTAACTTCATCTGGAACCTCTTTCGATCTGTAATTATCACAAAGCTCAGCAACTATTGCGGTGGCTTGGTCCTGCATTTTAAAATACACATTGTAGTACCAGGCGCAGataagatttaattaaaaaaaaaaaaaaaaactgtaattaaCTCTTCTTGTTCTAGAGTTATTGTACCTGTAGACCGTGCAAAATCTCTGGCTCTGGAAGCTCAGGGAAATGAGCAAGATCGACATATCCCACCTCTTCTGCCCGTTTAACAGCACCCTCTGCTTgtaaacacaaaaatttcaacaaGACAGAGGCCACTCTATATATCTGTATTGCGACCGAGTCTGAAAACTGTGATTGAGTAACAGACGCAGGATGTTCTGCTGTGTGTCCCCTGATAACTAGAGCAGTCGAGATTGATACAGCAGTGATCTTGGGTTTCCCAACACAAACTATAGGTGCTAGGGCAAACCATCCATGTTTGCTGTTGATGAACGACGGTCTTTTGCAGGAATCAAACTCTTCTTTCACAACTGGAGGGCATAACAGATGAGATGTTTGGCTCTGAGACTCTCTAAGGCGTTGAGAACCTTTGCTGATAAAGGCCAGGAGATGTATAGTCATTTCTCTCAATGGAGAATCCATCCCGTTCATAATTTTAACCCATAATCTCCAATGGCTAGCTAAAGCACACATCAGAAGGAGAGTATGCTCGGTTTCTCTCAGATAAGCAAGGGAAGTCCACGTCCGTCCACTTCGTGGTCTCACTTTGTCACGATCATCAGACGGGAAATCTGGTGCGGCGAGATAGTACGAGATCATGTAACCTTTCTCTAAGAAAAAGTAAGATATGACACTCTCCACAATATCAGCCCCTGCAGAACCAGATCCTAGAGAATGAACCATGGCAGTAACCACAGCCAAACCGATTCCCCAGATATGCTGAGGTTTTTCTGTCTTTTCTAGCAGCGAGCCCTTTTCATTGTCAGATACCAAAGTAGACATTCCATCCGGATACTCCACAAACAAAGCTCTTAAAGTCGAGAAAAATCCAGAATTTAGAAGCATCTGAGCTCCGCCGTGAACTTGAGCGATAGTTAAGAAAAATTTCAGTATTGCTGAAACAGATGCCGTTGATTTCTTGTCCTGCAGTTGTAGAATAACATGCTGCAGTCGGAGTTGATTCTGTATAATAGGGAACCATGTCTCCGGCGTCAAAAAATTTCTGAGAATCAGGTCTACTGCGGTCAGGCAGAGAGCCAAGTACTCGGGATTCCCCATGAAGTTGCAGAGAAGGGGTAATAATCCAATTGTAGCATCAGATATTTCTGCAAAATCTTTTGCTGGCACCATATGTCCCATCCCACTCGAGTTTGAGTTTTCTGAACCAAAACCCACAACCAGGAGCAGCACCTCAAGCAGGAGGTTTATCGTCTTCTTCAATATAGCATTTGAATGCCTCAAACTACCAAGGATTTTGAGGCCAGGCCCAACATTTCTCAGGACAAGTGCACATATAGAtaatgacagatttttttttgcggATTTCAAGAGGCGGGATAGCAAGTCTGCCTGTGCTGTAAGAATATCAAACACAATCTTGGGTGCATCCCAGAGAGAGGCAAGTGAATCAACTGTGGTGTAGAATTTTTGAGATACTCCATCAATGCTTGAAAGAGTGACTCGAGAAGGGATTTTCCTTTCAACAGCTGCAGTTTCTTCAAGGGACTGCACATAAGGCGTAACATTTagatgtataaaaataataaattaagatCCCAAAAGAGGGACATGCAAAGTCTTAGTTAGCTATCAGTTATAACAATTCAATGGTAGAAACTAAGAACAATCTAGCCCATAAATGTATTATGATTCGATAAGTCTCAGAAAGCTTAATTAGGACATAGAAACTTACATTATCCTCGTAAAGTATCAAGACGGAAATCAATGCATGCAAAACAGAGAGCTGCGAAGTTGAGAGTAAAACCATCGAGTTTGCTCTCTGCATGTAACTCAACATTTCCTCTGCTGTTGTTTTAGATGTCTTCCACTCAGAGAAATCCCATATATCAATGCCTAATTCAGCCCTTATTTGCTCAGTGTCAAACAAACAGTCCCCCAAAGCCATATTTACGTCCTCATTAGTTTTCTGTTTATATATCTCCCAAAAGCTAGACTCAAGTAGAAACTGGAAAAGCTCTTTGAATGGACCAGTTGGGATGTCACGACCCTCAAGTTTTCCTTGTAGATGACAGTATAGATCGCTGAAAATCATAGGCATCAACTCCTTTCCTCCACTAGCAATAGAACCAATAGATTATAAGCAAAATGTGACATGAGAACGAATAAATAATGATACAAGGAAAAGCGTTGTCAACTGTAGATTTAAGAAAGACAAATGCGATAATGAAATTGAAAATTAGCAAAGGCATGctggaaagaaaaaacataaggAACAAAGGTCTTACCTATAACCAAGTTTTGAATATTGCGCCAACAACTCAGAAAAAGCCGGTTGAGCACAAAGCTGTCAGCATATTGTTAAACAGGCACAAAAGTCAGATATGACAAGTGCAttgaaataacaaaagaaatagaTCGAGCCAAAAGAGAGGAAGGAACATACAACTTCTGATATGAGTTTGATCTTCCCAACTAAAACCATAGACAATGCTCCAGCGCCAGATGCTTCCAGTTTCACAATCAAATGTACAATAAGTAAAACGGCAGCAACCTATCAATGCAAAAAATGAGcaacaattaaaactttaaattactattttctGAAAGATGGAGGCACCTAAGCAAAAGATGTAAACTGTAGTGAAACTTTACTGCTTGTATTTTTAAGTAAAACAAATGCGCGTcgtataaatttcaataaacaTAGTTCAATAAGACGACCAGGTCAACGAAATACGTACCTTTGCTTGGAAGTTTATTTCACTTTCAGCATCTAAAGAAGAAACTGACTGGATAAGCCCATCCAAAACAGATTCGTCACACCATTTTGAAAAGATATCCTTGGGATCTGAATCAGCTGTCCAAGTTATTTTGGGTGGAGATACTGCagtatttttcttctctttcagcTCCACACATGGCTTTTTCAGTGACTCCGCAAACAGCAATTTCTTGTACAAAAACATGTTGCAAGCCATAATTTCCAAAACAGAAGACTGACACTGATATTTCACAAACAATTTAGAAATTTCTTTATTGCCTAAACTTCCAACCATCGAATCTTTTAGCTTAGACGCTTGTGATATAATGTTGGAAAGTTGCTGCCACAACTTTTTTGATGCCTTGAACTGTTCCAGCATACCCGCGTATTGGCCAGCCTCTTGCCAAAGGGTTTTCAGGAAATCAAGTAAACCCAGTAATATATTTGTGTATCTGGAGAAGGTGAAACCATAATGTAAATGTTACCGGCTAATATCTCGAAGATTTCATAGAGAAATTCAGAGGTGATTAATAGATAGATTTAAAATGTACTTTGAAGTACCTATCAACAAAATCGGTTGCTCTCTCTACGTATTGCAGGATAGTGTGCAATAAGCGAGATTTACAAGCCCGGTCAGGAATTGAGGAGGCATCTTTGCCGGACTGGTTTAAGTTGCCAGCATCTGAGTCTTCGTTTGAATCAAATATGGCGACTAAAAGAGCAGGCTGAAGATAAaggatattaaaataaaacaatttttcagTATGGAGAAACTGTAGAATCTAAATGATTTTAAGATGCACAACTGCGTagcacaaacaacaattaaaatagTCCCAACAGCCTGTGACAAGTATATCAAAGAAAGAATGGGAAGCAACCTGATATCTTGCCGCCACAGTAAGTAGTTTCAAGGTCGCCACGACTAGATCTTCATTTTGTCCCGACAGATCAAGTACGATCTCGGTAATCGGATTTCTTAAATCTGTAATCTAAAGATAAAACCGTCATTCATCCTTACATATGGTCAGCAGAATATACTACATGAACATAAAGAGATAACAGATAAGAAAGATATAACTCTAACCTGTTTATTGTCTAGACCAAAGCCTGCATTGCTTACTAGTTGTGATGATTCTGCCAAGGCAAATAACTTTGACAGCACTCTAGCAGCAGAAACCTGTATCGTCTGCAGAAAATATTTGGCTTTTAGACATGTGATTGGTCAAAGCGTCAACTTCTACGAATTTGGATGAAGTCCTTACAGGATTACGGAAATAAGAAATCAGTGATGTGACAGCTGCAACAACTGAGATCGGTTTTGTTGTAGAGGACAGCATGGCTTGATGAAATACAGGGAGAGCAGAATGTGTACTCTGCAACAATTATCGCAAACTATCAAATTCCACAANNNNNNNNNNNNNNNNNNNNNNNNNNNNNNNNNNNNNNNNNNNNNNNNNNNNNNNNNNNNNNNNNNNNNNNNNNNNNNNNNNNNNNNNNNNNNNNNNNNNNNNNNNNNNNNNNNNNNNNNNNNNNNNNNNNNNNNNNNNNNNNNNNNNNNNNNNNNNNNNNNNNNNNNNNNNNNNNNNNNNNNNNNNNNNNNNNNNNNNNNNNNNNNNNNNNNNNNNNNNNNNNNNNNNNNNNNNNNNNNNNNNNNNNNNNNNNNNNNNNNNNNNNNNNNNNNNNNNNNNNNNNNNNNNNNNNNNNNNNNNNNNNNNNNNNNNNNNNNNNNNNNNNNNNNNNNNNNNNNNNNNNNNNNNNNNNNNNNNNNNNNNNNNNNNNNNNNNNNNNNNNNNNNNNNNNNNNNNNNNNNNNNNNNNNNNNNNNNNNNNNNNNNNNNNNNNNNNNNNNNNNNNNNNNNNNNNNNNNNNNNNNNNNNNNNNNNNNNNNNNNNNNNNNNNNNNNNNNNNNNNNNNNNNNNNNNNNNNNNNNNNNNNNNNNNNNNNNNNNNNNNNNNNNNNNNNNNNNNNNNNNNNNNNNNNNNNNNNNNNNNNNNNNNNNNNNNNNNNNNNNNNNNNNNNNNNNNNNNNNNNNNNNNNNNNNNNNNNNNNNNNNNNNNNNNNNNNNNNNNNNNNNNNNNNNNNNNNNNNNNNNNNNNNNNNNNNNNNNNNNNNNNNNNNNNNNNNNNNNNNNNNNNNNNNNNNNNNNNNNNNNNNNNNNNNNNNNNNNNNNNNNNNNNNNNNNNNNNNNNNNNNNNNNNNNNNNNNNNNNNNNNNNNNNNNNNNNNNNNNNNNNNNNNNNNNNNNNNNNNNNNNNNNNNNNNNNNNNNNNNNNNNNNNNNNNNNNNNNNNNNNNNNNNNNNNNNNNNNNNNNNNNNNNNNNNNNNNNNNNNNNNNNNNNNNNNNNNNNNNNNNNNNNNNNNNNNNNNNNNNNNNNNNNNNNNNNNNNNNNNNNNNNNNNNNNNNNNNNNNNNNNNNNNNNNNNNNNNNNNNNNNNNNNNNNNNNNNNNNNNNNNNNNNNNNNNNNNNNNNNNNNNNNNNNNNNNNNNNNNTGTACTTGCAAAAGCTTTTAATAAGGTTAGAGGTAAGACAACGCTTTTACCTCAGAAAATTGGGAGAGAGTGACGTTCAAAACATCCAAAACGGAGACTATAGCAAGTTGCCATCCTTCAATCTCTGCGGGTTCAACAAAACGGCTTGAACAAAGGTTCTGCCGCAATGGAAACATATCATGAAATCAATTAAAGCACATCAGACCCTTCGGAAAGTAGAAGAAAGACAATTCCAGCATATTCAAACCTCTAAAGTTTGTGTAGTCGTACAAATGATCCGGAACAGTGCGCTGTGAACAGAGGCATCATGCAGCAATATATCAAGGAGAACATCCCTCAGCTTTGTGGACAACTTACTGAATCTGAGACATGTTCTCATCACCTCAATGACCTACAGAAACAGAGGGAAAagacagaaaatatatattcaaaggAACTATGAATCCATTGACTCCAATAAGCTTATAACTAATCTG from the Camelina sativa cultivar DH55 chromosome 12, Cs, whole genome shotgun sequence genome contains:
- the LOC104729180 gene encoding uncharacterized protein LOC104729180 isoform X2, with the translated sequence MGSLSVSCIISSWEGGNSFPDGMKDIDHVSYVQQAIEAASLSYFLEILQSNVLNDFDGPVSGYRSVLRTFISAFIASYEINFQLDDAILELILDILCKVYHGEESLCNQFWDRKSFVDGPIRCLLFDLEIEFPFRSAELIRLLSSLSEGRWPAECVYNFLDKSVGVSTLFDITSDSPTDDACQLVETSRPVHIPGLEGLVIPSNTRGRILRINSENTGLVRWEYSLSGIIVLIIRLANGLYIGNNREAFVTLELLRRMVTFNKAVCFSLLNISHFFYVHESYVNGEMESDVRVVDIICNSVRSLTYDSGGAAVMAMAVDILAKLLRCSPSDVAPMVLKANIFDITSGSDVPDSGYNISLSGTWSLSGKLAKMILIDCEKNDTSCPLVISVLEFTMQLVEGGLENDVVFGLVVFSLQYILASHEYWKYNHGNMRWKVTLKVIEVMRTCLRFSKLSTKLRDVLLDILLHDASVHSALFRIICTTTQTLENLCSSRFVEPAEIEGWQLAIVSVLDVLNVTLSQFSESTHSALPVFHQAMLSSTTKPISVVAAVTSLISYFRNPTIQVSAARVLSKLFALAESSQLVSNAGFGLDNKQITDLRNPITEIVLDLSGQNEDLVVATLKLLTVAARYQPALLVAIFDSNEDSDAGNLNQSGKDASSIPDRACKSRLLHTILQYVERATDFVDRYTNILLGLLDFLKTLWQEAGQYAGMLEQFKASKKLWQQLSNIISQASKLKDSMVGSLGNKEISKLFVKYQCQSSVLEIMACNMFLYKKLLFAESLKKPCVELKEKKNTAVSPPKITWTADSDPKDIFSKWCDESVLDGLIQSVSSLDAESEINFQAKVAAVLLIVHLIVKLEASGAGALSMVLVGKIKLISEVLCAQPAFSELLAQYSKLGYSGGKELMPMIFSDLYCHLQGKLEGRDIPTGPFKELFQFLLESSFWEIYKQKTNEDVNMALGDCLFDTEQIRAELGIDIWDFSEWKTSKTTAEEMLSYMQRANSMVLLSTSQLSVLHALISVLILYEDNSLEETAAVERKIPSRVTLSSIDGVSQKFYTTVDSLASLWDAPKIVFDILTAQADLLSRLLKSAKKNLSLSICALVLRNVGPGLKILGSLRHSNAILKKTINLLLEVLLLVVGFGSENSNSSGMGHMVPAKDFAEISDATIGLLPLLCNFMGNPEYLALCLTAVDLILRNFLTPETWFPIIQNQLRLQHVILQLQDKKSTASVSAILKFFLTIAQVHGGAQMLLNSGFFSTLRALFVEYPDGMSTLVSDNEKGSLLEKTEKPQHIWGIGLAVVTAMVHSLGSGSAGADIVESVISYFFLEKGYMISYYLAAPDFPSDDRDKVRPRSGRTWTSLAYLRETEHTLLLMCALASHWRLWVKIMNGMDSPLREMTIHLLAFISKGSQRLRESQSQTSHLLCPPVVKEEFDSCKRPSFINSKHGWFALAPIVCVGKPKITAVSISTALVIRGHTAEHPASVTQSQFSDSVAIQIYRVASVLLKFLCLQAEGAVKRAEEVGYVDLAHFPELPEPEILHGLQDQATAIVAELCDNYRSKEVPDEVKKLCLLLIQTTEMSLYLELCVVQVCRIHPVFGRVDNFSKDLKKLVKAAEVHAYLELSMDSLKKIAVFLYPGSL